In Paenibacillus algicola, a genomic segment contains:
- a CDS encoding S-layer homology domain-containing protein, whose product MKQQKWLVWMLISLMVFSMFPSSVSEADSMDNPFLNAVEVEVDRDDHVYVRTHNGQTGFLKKVDRTTSVVTDVYADVAAFTVDGAGNIYIVKETNGDLLKIDTNQHETHIATDIPPKFTGVTGNGVFYYINNNTVHSIDTRESDPQPQPVPEIPADGVRAMSTGGDGNVYVIATGDQNDYNLYTITDMSITHKTLTSSEQFVDFMYPAMTVDKQGQVYITNKDGPPALWKVRNNGFLETAFPERNIPSIEQSVAIDSNNILYVTRWDNQYNSKIVKTIDEQGKVAAYEPHKVPVYDPVAEANNAASYSAMRAVLEHPATGNALDTDIAQFLDESIREVYGFLMKGWTYNNLSDTSKNLIADNLVSFKEYTNYESVDEIRSDFEETLPLMMILFLPIESDDHGIVAASLELSLSMLELVTEEHPLNDIQYKVVAQRLIDNQPYVYEDIIPMNTDVEKDNIIRVFFGSHIPAVAPLGDVLINKGDSVTIDYSNVYPGGILTAVAEDQDLSAVTVSNNTGSAFDIKGLTETRAAAITITYRDTAGHELFSGNMSAGVLAEPVYRIGELADLTAKSVTAGYASGTQETKSAVVRNTGTEALENLKVALTAGDVDDFELTPVEQVLQPGEEGSFTVKAKDGLAAGTYMATITLTADHLSSVTLNVKQVVHPQPAPPAPNPPATLPPVETPPSTSVPSQPGSQAVEVLVNGKVEKAGTLIQSTAGNRSVATVVVDPEKLNEKLAAEGDHAIVTIPVPGKASLVIGELNGQMVKNMEQKQAIIQIQTDKAAYTIPAGQINMDAISNQIGQEVKLSDIKIQISMADAHEDMKQAVQQAAADGGFSIAVPPVDFSIQASYQEKIVDIQSFDTYVERSLKLPAGVDPSQITTGIVIDVDGSIRHVPTKVVEANGGYSVVMNSLTNSTYAVIWHPVEFSDTAEHWSKDAVHDMGSRMIVNGTGKGVFSPNQEITRAELAAIMVQALGLKAEEGSTAFADVEASAWYAGAVEAAFQYGLISGFQDGLFHPTDKVTREQAMVMLSRAMTLTGLYENVEQQHVKEILAHFADGAQIADWAKSQAANALQAGIIHGKGGQKLAPKDAITRAEAAAIVQRLLQESGLI is encoded by the coding sequence ATGAAACAACAAAAATGGTTGGTTTGGATGCTGATCAGCTTGATGGTGTTCAGTATGTTTCCGTCTTCGGTTAGTGAAGCAGATTCTATGGACAATCCGTTTCTGAATGCCGTAGAAGTGGAGGTGGATCGAGATGATCATGTCTATGTCCGCACTCATAATGGGCAGACAGGATTTCTGAAAAAAGTGGATCGGACTACGAGTGTTGTGACGGATGTTTATGCAGATGTAGCCGCTTTTACAGTAGATGGTGCAGGGAATATATATATTGTTAAAGAAACCAATGGGGATTTGCTGAAAATCGATACGAATCAGCATGAAACTCATATCGCTACGGATATTCCTCCGAAGTTCACAGGGGTTACAGGTAATGGGGTTTTTTACTACATAAACAACAATACTGTTCATAGCATAGACACGAGGGAGAGTGATCCCCAGCCTCAACCGGTGCCCGAGATCCCTGCAGACGGGGTTAGAGCCATGAGTACAGGGGGAGACGGGAATGTATATGTTATTGCTACAGGTGATCAGAATGATTATAACTTATACACGATAACAGACATGAGCATAACCCATAAAACGTTAACATCTAGCGAGCAGTTTGTTGATTTTATGTATCCAGCCATGACGGTCGATAAGCAAGGACAAGTTTATATTACCAATAAGGACGGTCCACCAGCTCTATGGAAAGTGAGAAATAATGGATTCTTGGAGACCGCTTTCCCAGAGAGAAATATTCCATCGATCGAACAAAGTGTGGCCATAGACAGCAATAATATTCTATATGTGACACGATGGGACAACCAATATAATTCGAAAATCGTGAAAACCATTGATGAGCAAGGCAAAGTCGCAGCTTATGAACCGCACAAGGTACCGGTCTATGACCCTGTAGCCGAAGCCAACAACGCAGCAAGCTATTCAGCAATGCGGGCAGTGCTGGAGCATCCTGCGACAGGAAATGCATTAGATACTGACATCGCACAATTCCTAGATGAGTCGATAAGAGAAGTGTATGGTTTTCTCATGAAGGGATGGACGTACAACAACCTGTCGGATACCAGTAAAAATCTCATAGCAGACAATTTGGTGTCATTCAAGGAATACACCAATTATGAAAGTGTGGATGAGATCCGAAGTGATTTTGAAGAAACGCTGCCTTTAATGATGATATTATTCCTCCCGATCGAAAGTGATGATCATGGAATCGTAGCAGCATCATTGGAGCTTTCACTCAGCATGCTCGAGTTAGTTACGGAGGAACATCCGCTCAATGATATCCAGTATAAGGTTGTAGCCCAGCGCCTTATTGACAACCAGCCGTATGTCTACGAGGATATTATCCCGATGAATACAGACGTTGAAAAAGATAACATTATACGGGTGTTTTTTGGAAGTCACATCCCTGCTGTTGCACCATTAGGTGATGTGTTGATCAACAAAGGAGATTCCGTAACGATAGATTACTCTAATGTATATCCTGGCGGAATCTTAACCGCTGTCGCTGAGGACCAGGACCTTTCTGCAGTGACTGTAAGTAACAATACAGGCAGTGCTTTTGACATTAAAGGTTTAACTGAAACCCGTGCTGCAGCCATTACGATCACGTATAGGGATACCGCGGGCCATGAACTATTCTCTGGCAACATGTCGGCAGGTGTCCTTGCTGAACCGGTCTACCGCATTGGAGAACTTGCGGACCTGACCGCAAAGTCTGTAACGGCAGGCTATGCATCAGGAACTCAGGAGACGAAGTCGGCAGTTGTACGGAACACGGGAACCGAAGCTCTGGAGAACCTGAAGGTGGCATTGACCGCAGGGGATGTGGATGATTTTGAGCTGACTCCGGTCGAGCAAGTGCTGCAACCTGGGGAAGAGGGAAGCTTCACAGTTAAGGCAAAGGACGGCTTGGCAGCAGGAACCTACATGGCAACGATTACGTTGACGGCGGATCACCTGTCGAGCGTGACATTGAACGTCAAACAAGTTGTACATCCACAGCCGGCGCCTCCAGCGCCTAATCCACCAGCTACACTGCCTCCAGTAGAAACACCGCCTTCGACTTCAGTCCCGAGTCAGCCTGGGTCTCAAGCGGTGGAGGTTCTGGTAAACGGAAAGGTTGAAAAAGCGGGAACCCTCATTCAGTCAACCGCAGGTAACCGATCTGTCGCGACGGTTGTGGTAGATCCGGAGAAGCTGAATGAAAAGCTGGCCGCTGAAGGAGATCATGCCATTGTGACCATTCCGGTTCCAGGCAAAGCGAGCCTTGTCATTGGTGAGTTGAATGGGCAGATGGTGAAAAATATGGAACAGAAGCAGGCGATAATCCAGATTCAAACGGACAAAGCGGCTTACACGATACCTGCAGGGCAAATCAATATGGATGCCATTTCTAACCAGATTGGCCAGGAGGTTAAGCTCTCAGATATCAAAATTCAGATTTCAATGGCGGATGCCCATGAAGATATGAAGCAGGCTGTTCAACAGGCTGCGGCGGATGGGGGATTCAGCATTGCTGTTCCGCCCGTGGATTTTTCCATTCAGGCCTCTTATCAAGAAAAAATCGTGGATATTCAGAGCTTCGACACTTATGTTGAGCGTTCCTTGAAGCTGCCGGCGGGGGTAGATCCTTCCCAAATTACAACCGGCATTGTTATAGATGTCGATGGAAGCATCCGGCATGTGCCTACGAAAGTAGTGGAAGCTAACGGAGGGTATTCGGTCGTTATGAACAGCTTGACGAACAGCACTTACGCGGTGATTTGGCACCCCGTGGAATTTAGTGATACTGCGGAGCATTGGTCCAAAGACGCTGTCCATGATATGGGCTCCAGAATGATTGTGAACGGGACGGGAAAAGGTGTGTTTAGCCCGAACCAGGAGATCACACGTGCAGAGCTTGCTGCTATCATGGTTCAGGCTTTGGGATTGAAGGCTGAAGAGGGATCTACAGCCTTTGCGGATGTAGAAGCCTCTGCTTGGTATGCAGGCGCAGTTGAAGCTGCATTTCAATACGGGCTCATTAGCGGCTTCCAGGACGGCTTGTTCCATCCAACGGATAAGGTCACTCGGGAGCAAGCGATGGTTATGCTGTCGCGAGCCATGACGCTTACAGGCTTGTACGAGAATGTAGAGCAGCAGCATGTGAAGGAGATTCTGGCTCACTTTGCGGATGGAGCACAGATTGCGGATTGGGCTAAGAGCCAAGCGGCCAATGCCCTGCAAGCAGGTATCATTCACGGCAAGGGCGGTCAAAAGCTTGCACCGAAGGATGCGATCACCCGGGCAGAAGCTGCAGCGATCGTGCAAAGGCTCTTGCAAGAATCGGGACTCATTTAG
- a CDS encoding LacI family DNA-binding transcriptional regulator: MSKKVTMQHIADSLGVSKFVVSKALSGKEGVSDATKARVMETAAQLGYFNQKNGYLKAPLPTKSEVSDPQRNSVLVLMPNIRFQTKTSAYWGRILEGISEKLDHEGVGMVIVAEQSVEHFMQLLNPKALMGIIGVGEVAAPLLLEAHRLGLPIVLIDHEDELIPADTLFADNFESMHRLTRHLIGTGHRELVFVGDARYSRSFYDRYLGFNRAMEEAGIVEPAAGSSAAHYLPVQGFEKEHFIDSITRWAAEKMDNGKMPAALVCANDQIALAALTVLQRLNCAVPDDVSVTGFDHIEDTDRTSPRITTVRVPKHALGRRAVELLQRRVHEREAPAEKVLLACELLYRESSGLGKQR, translated from the coding sequence TTGTCCAAAAAAGTAACCATGCAGCACATTGCGGACTCCTTAGGCGTCTCCAAGTTTGTCGTATCAAAGGCGCTGTCGGGAAAAGAAGGTGTCAGCGACGCTACCAAAGCGCGGGTAATGGAGACAGCAGCCCAGCTGGGCTATTTTAATCAGAAAAACGGCTATCTAAAAGCACCTCTGCCCACCAAGTCAGAGGTCTCTGATCCGCAGCGGAATTCTGTGCTGGTGCTGATGCCCAACATTCGTTTTCAGACCAAGACCTCCGCTTATTGGGGGCGGATCCTGGAAGGAATCTCGGAGAAGCTGGATCACGAGGGCGTCGGGATGGTCATTGTGGCAGAACAAAGTGTAGAGCATTTCATGCAGCTGCTGAATCCCAAAGCGCTCATGGGAATCATCGGAGTGGGGGAGGTGGCTGCGCCGTTACTGCTGGAGGCTCACCGCTTGGGGCTGCCGATTGTGCTGATTGACCACGAGGATGAGCTCATTCCCGCAGATACCTTGTTTGCTGACAATTTTGAGAGCATGCACCGATTGACACGGCACCTCATTGGAACCGGACACCGGGAGCTTGTCTTTGTAGGTGATGCGCGATATTCCAGAAGCTTCTATGATCGGTATCTCGGATTTAACAGAGCGATGGAGGAAGCGGGAATTGTGGAGCCTGCAGCGGGCAGCAGTGCAGCGCACTACTTGCCCGTACAGGGGTTTGAGAAGGAGCATTTCATAGATTCCATCACCCGGTGGGCGGCAGAGAAAATGGATAACGGAAAAATGCCCGCGGCACTCGTCTGCGCCAACGACCAGATCGCGCTGGCAGCACTGACGGTGCTGCAACGCTTGAACTGCGCGGTGCCTGATGATGTCTCTGTAACCGGCTTCGATCATATCGAGGATACAGATCGGACCAGCCCGCGCATCACCACGGTGCGGGTGCCGAAGCATGCATTGGGCAGACGGGCGGTGGAGCTGCTGCAGCGGCGAGTCCATGAACGGGAAGCGCCGGCAGAAAAGGTCCTGCTCGCCTGTGAGCTGCTATACCGGGAAAGCTCAGGCTTGGGCAAGCAGCGCTAG
- a CDS encoding AGE family epimerase/isomerase: MNATQWAASIEDELKNNILSFWLNHTTDEVNGGFYGYINRSQQVDKTADKALVLNARIMWTFSAAYRLYRDSRYLETARRAYQFLKDYFTDAEHGGLYWSVSAAGEPVSTKKQVYGQAFVIYAYSEFYRATGDVSILKEVIELYHVLERHAYDPVHQGYIEALTREWKETNHNSLSAKDLNSKKSMNTHLHVLEAYTNLYRIWPAPELRHQLHELITVTLDRIVCQDSWHFKLFFDMEWQRESDHISYGHDIEGSWLLYEAAEVLGEPDLLAKVRSAALQMAEATLKEGVDQDGGLFNEAGPSGLLDTDKDWWPQAEAVVGFYNAFQLTGNETYRDAALKAWTFIERHLVDKKHGEWHWSVRRDGTLSHNEEKAGPWKCPYHNSRACMEMIQRLSTHAEFHNNKTLEVE; encoded by the coding sequence ATGAACGCTACGCAATGGGCTGCAAGCATCGAGGATGAGCTCAAGAACAATATTCTTTCCTTTTGGCTCAACCACACCACGGATGAAGTAAACGGCGGCTTCTACGGCTATATCAATCGCAGCCAGCAAGTCGACAAGACGGCCGACAAGGCACTGGTCCTTAACGCTCGAATCATGTGGACATTCTCAGCCGCTTATCGCCTTTATCGTGATTCCCGTTATTTAGAAACCGCGCGCCGGGCCTATCAATTTCTGAAGGATTACTTTACAGATGCCGAGCATGGCGGTCTGTATTGGTCTGTCAGTGCAGCCGGGGAGCCCGTGTCCACCAAGAAGCAGGTCTATGGCCAAGCCTTTGTCATCTATGCTTATTCGGAATTTTATCGGGCAACAGGTGATGTATCCATCCTCAAGGAAGTCATCGAGCTGTATCATGTGCTGGAGCGGCATGCCTATGACCCGGTTCATCAAGGTTATATTGAGGCATTAACCCGGGAATGGAAGGAAACCAACCACAATAGTCTCAGTGCGAAGGACTTGAACAGTAAAAAATCCATGAACACTCATCTTCACGTCCTGGAAGCCTACACTAACCTATACCGGATCTGGCCGGCTCCAGAGCTTCGGCACCAGCTTCACGAGCTTATTACAGTAACGCTGGATCGTATTGTGTGTCAGGACTCGTGGCATTTCAAGCTGTTTTTCGATATGGAATGGCAACGTGAGTCGGATCATATTTCCTACGGCCATGATATTGAGGGAAGCTGGCTGTTGTATGAAGCGGCAGAGGTGCTCGGGGAACCTGATTTGCTTGCCAAGGTTCGTTCTGCTGCGCTTCAGATGGCTGAAGCTACCCTGAAGGAGGGGGTCGATCAGGACGGAGGACTGTTCAATGAGGCAGGACCTTCCGGACTCCTCGATACAGACAAGGATTGGTGGCCTCAGGCGGAAGCGGTCGTCGGGTTCTATAATGCGTTCCAATTGACCGGTAATGAGACGTATCGGGACGCCGCACTGAAGGCCTGGACCTTTATAGAGAGACACCTGGTCGATAAGAAGCACGGCGAATGGCACTGGAGCGTCCGCCGGGATGGCACCTTAAGCCATAACGAAGAAAAAGCAGGTCCCTGGAAATGTCCCTACCATAACAGCCGTGCTTGTATGGAGATGATTCAGCGTTTGTCCACACATGCTGAATTTCACAACAACAAAACCTTGGAGGTTGAATAA
- a CDS encoding helix-turn-helix domain-containing protein, whose translation MHKLEIELIWVSRYDYEKGIQLAVHAHDYYQIIYLINGDINFSYGGEPYPLNRGYCAVISPGVEHGFIHDNQSVVKTLDVKFRIHSTRLNQLMKQIIGLHATVPKEMVVLLEQIKYEGTHQQPFFREMASLNLLKIVYMLHRKSTEAQTFSHSRLLGMEVLSGTEDGQAIVERTKEYIQHHYSGELRVADMAKRIGFHKNYMGQMFKRVCGQSISMYIKELRIGKAKELLTYSELTLKEIAPEVGFKNIHHFNRVFKQVEGISPGQWKRKEIQGIRKDIHF comes from the coding sequence ATGCACAAATTGGAGATAGAGTTGATCTGGGTATCGCGATATGACTACGAAAAAGGTATACAACTGGCTGTGCACGCTCATGACTATTATCAAATCATTTATTTGATTAATGGAGACATTAATTTCTCATATGGAGGGGAGCCATATCCGTTAAATCGTGGGTATTGCGCCGTTATTTCTCCTGGAGTAGAACATGGCTTTATTCATGATAACCAATCAGTTGTCAAAACACTTGATGTCAAATTCCGCATTCACAGCACCAGGTTAAACCAACTGATGAAGCAAATTATTGGACTGCATGCGACGGTGCCCAAGGAAATGGTGGTTTTGCTGGAGCAGATCAAATATGAGGGAACGCATCAACAGCCTTTTTTTCGCGAGATGGCCAGCTTGAATTTGTTGAAAATCGTGTACATGCTCCATAGAAAATCAACAGAGGCACAGACCTTCAGTCATAGCCGCTTATTAGGTATGGAGGTATTGTCTGGGACGGAAGATGGACAGGCAATCGTTGAGCGGACAAAGGAATATATTCAGCATCACTATTCGGGCGAGCTGCGAGTGGCGGATATGGCGAAACGCATCGGGTTTCATAAAAATTACATGGGACAAATGTTCAAGCGAGTATGCGGGCAATCGATCTCCATGTATATCAAAGAGCTCCGAATCGGGAAGGCCAAGGAATTACTGACCTATTCGGAACTGACGCTTAAAGAAATTGCACCGGAGGTAGGCTTTAAAAACATACATCATTTTAATCGCGTGTTTAAGCAGGTAGAAGGAATTAGTCCTGGACAGTGGAAGCGGAAGGAAATTCAGGGCATACGCAAGGACATTCATTTTTGA
- a CDS encoding glycoside hydrolase family 130 protein, which translates to MSLFQERKKALTEQYEALVTRSNRPEALSNGVLERYEHPVLTAAHAPLHWKYDYNEESNPYFMERIGVHCVFNPGAIYLNHKYYLAARVEGTDRKSFFAIAESDSPVEGFRFWDRPLVMPETDNPDVNVYDMRLVQHEDGWIYGLFCTERKDPDAPHGDLSSAIAQCGIARTKDLVTWERLADLKTNSNQQRNVVLHPEFVNGKYAFYTRPQDGFIDTGSGGGIGWGLSDSIEQAVIQQEQIMDERHYHTIKEVKNGQGPAPIKTEQGWLHIAHGVRNTAAGLRYVLYAFLSDLDQPEKVTHRPAGHLLAPEGEERIGDVSNVLFCNGVVAHPNGEVYIYYASSDTRCHVASTTIERLLDYVMHTPEDPLRSYACVQQRLELIDRNLALLAQA; encoded by the coding sequence ATGAGTCTATTTCAAGAGAGAAAAAAAGCATTGACAGAGCAGTATGAAGCGTTAGTGACAAGAAGCAACCGCCCGGAAGCTCTGAGCAATGGCGTTCTGGAACGCTATGAGCATCCCGTGCTTACCGCAGCTCATGCGCCGCTGCATTGGAAGTACGACTACAATGAGGAGAGCAATCCTTATTTCATGGAGCGGATCGGGGTACACTGCGTGTTTAACCCAGGCGCGATTTATCTCAATCATAAATACTACTTAGCCGCTCGTGTAGAAGGGACTGACCGCAAATCGTTTTTTGCCATCGCGGAAAGCGACAGCCCTGTAGAAGGCTTTCGGTTCTGGGACCGCCCTCTGGTCATGCCGGAGACCGATAATCCAGATGTAAATGTCTACGATATGCGCCTGGTTCAGCATGAAGATGGCTGGATTTACGGACTGTTCTGTACAGAGCGTAAAGATCCGGATGCGCCGCATGGCGACCTGTCGAGCGCCATTGCTCAGTGCGGGATTGCCCGGACGAAGGACCTTGTAACCTGGGAGCGGCTTGCCGATCTGAAGACCAACTCCAATCAGCAGCGGAATGTGGTGCTGCACCCGGAATTTGTGAATGGCAAATACGCCTTTTATACCCGGCCGCAAGACGGCTTCATCGACACCGGATCCGGCGGCGGCATTGGCTGGGGACTGTCGGATTCTATAGAACAGGCCGTCATTCAGCAGGAGCAGATTATGGATGAGCGGCATTATCATACGATCAAGGAGGTCAAGAACGGCCAGGGCCCTGCACCGATCAAGACCGAACAGGGCTGGCTGCATATCGCCCACGGCGTGCGGAATACAGCGGCCGGACTTCGCTATGTCCTGTACGCCTTCTTGTCCGATCTCGACCAGCCGGAGAAGGTCACTCACCGCCCGGCAGGCCATCTGCTTGCACCGGAAGGGGAAGAGCGGATCGGCGATGTATCCAATGTGTTGTTCTGTAATGGCGTCGTGGCGCACCCGAATGGTGAGGTATACATTTATTATGCTTCCTCTGATACCCGCTGCCATGTCGCATCCACCACTATAGAACGTTTGCTGGACTACGTCATGCACACTCCGGAGGATCCGCTCCGCTCTTATGCCTGTGTTCAGCAGCGACTAGAGCTCATTGACCGCAACCTAGCGCTGCTTGCCCAAGCCTGA
- a CDS encoding helix-turn-helix domain-containing protein encodes MQYAAYQLQEPFIYLRGGYTKLDKPWMQEKRTLQGFELLLPTHHAVYTRQQEMAHIVRPGEMLLLRPDLPREGYRCSDKGTCFYWLRFRSTQPVRYVSSEELAEENEKRAERQTRRSGKFSDEHEALYIPMAGQLAQRNRAFALADHLLRTAGQHSCARRAEPYLLTALLVDLAAQTTHVAITQKSDRFSPQQGLVEALQQFLQANLPCELAPKRLCEQFHYSYDYMARLFKRHTGLSLGQYLLQERLRRAEELLTQTDDSVKNIARSVGFCDERYFMRQFKQAHKLTPTVYRREAGIPSDQIIKESQC; translated from the coding sequence ATGCAATATGCTGCTTATCAACTTCAGGAGCCGTTTATCTATTTGCGCGGAGGATATACAAAGCTGGACAAACCGTGGATGCAGGAAAAACGCACGCTGCAAGGCTTCGAACTGTTACTTCCTACACACCACGCGGTGTATACGCGCCAGCAGGAGATGGCGCACATTGTTCGGCCTGGTGAGATGCTGTTGCTGCGACCAGATCTTCCAAGAGAAGGTTACCGCTGCAGCGATAAGGGGACGTGTTTTTACTGGCTGCGATTTCGTTCCACACAACCTGTGCGTTATGTAAGCAGTGAGGAGCTTGCTGAGGAGAATGAGAAGCGAGCTGAGAGGCAGACACGCCGATCTGGAAAATTCAGTGATGAACATGAAGCACTGTATATCCCGATGGCCGGACAGCTTGCTCAGCGAAACCGAGCCTTTGCCTTGGCAGACCATCTGCTTCGCACAGCGGGACAGCATAGCTGCGCTCGTCGGGCTGAGCCGTATTTGCTGACTGCATTATTAGTGGATCTGGCTGCGCAGACGACCCATGTCGCTATAACACAGAAGAGTGATCGGTTCTCACCTCAGCAAGGGCTCGTGGAGGCGCTGCAGCAATTTCTACAAGCCAACCTTCCCTGTGAGCTAGCGCCGAAACGGCTGTGCGAGCAGTTTCACTACAGCTACGATTATATGGCACGACTGTTTAAACGCCATACCGGCCTATCGCTAGGACAATATTTGCTGCAGGAGAGGCTTCGACGTGCAGAGGAGCTGCTTACGCAGACGGATGATTCCGTGAAGAACATTGCTCGTTCCGTTGGCTTCTGCGATGAGCGGTATTTCATGCGGCAGTTCAAGCAAGCGCACAAGCTGACTCCGACCGTTTATCGAAGAGAAGCAGGGATTCCCAGCGATCAGATCATCAAAGAATCACAGTGTTAA
- a CDS encoding family 78 glycoside hydrolase catalytic domain, producing the protein MDKVWSASWLMDKAFEGVSPPDNLFHKEQSKPVAIEHRVDLANRHWLIRKSFELDKSMKRAVLDITADDYYKLYINGHLAGQGPAQSTFDHYYYNRYDVTELLRPGPNVIAVHVYYHGLICRAYNSGDNRQGMIAELRIDDEVFVHTDSTWRCWNTEEYGHGEIIGYDTQFGEPLDLRLKQPEWKANGFDDSSWEEAVVQSTDHVLYLQPTPPVSVYEKSPVQIIQAAPGHYRIDFGEEVTGQVKFTASGQAGNKIEVRYGEELQDDGAVRYEMRCNCTYQEVCTLSGGVDEFEFFDYKAFRYVELLSYEPGIHVDLTSIAAIVRHYPMKEDACIFESSDSLLNNIWSICRNGVKYGSQEGYVDCPSREKGQYLGDNTIIAPSQAYLSGDLRLFRKALLDYVILSSKVCPGLMAVAPGHYMQEIADFSLQWPVQLLKYYKMSGDIQFLREMYPHALGILEHFAAYERCDGLLERVTDKWNLVDWPEGLRDGYDFDLRKPVGAGCHNVLNAFYYGAHETVAEISSILGECSDEQKLTSLYHAYIKTFYNEETGLFVDAEGSTHSSLHSNALALLFGLVPSGKKQPVIEFIRKKRLSCGVYMAYFVLKALTSAGEHELAYDLITSTDENSWATMIKEGATTCFESWSKEHKWNTSLCHPWASAPILILIEDFIGLSSAEPGWTKIGFNPSIPQALEAFQLEIETLAGRIEVHYKEKNIQLIVDNGANKYIYG; encoded by the coding sequence ATGGATAAAGTATGGTCAGCAAGCTGGTTAATGGATAAGGCGTTTGAAGGGGTGTCCCCTCCTGACAATCTCTTTCATAAAGAACAGAGCAAGCCTGTTGCTATAGAGCACAGAGTGGATCTAGCCAATCGTCACTGGTTAATTAGGAAATCGTTCGAGCTGGATAAAAGCATGAAGCGCGCTGTACTGGATATTACAGCTGATGATTACTACAAGCTATATATCAATGGGCATCTGGCAGGTCAAGGACCAGCCCAGTCTACATTTGATCATTACTATTATAATCGTTACGATGTGACGGAGCTTCTTCGTCCTGGGCCCAATGTAATTGCTGTTCACGTCTATTATCACGGATTAATCTGCAGAGCGTATAACAGTGGTGACAATCGGCAAGGTATGATTGCTGAGCTTCGAATCGATGATGAGGTATTCGTGCATACGGATTCAACCTGGAGATGCTGGAATACGGAAGAATACGGTCACGGTGAAATCATAGGGTATGATACACAATTTGGAGAGCCCCTTGACCTGCGGCTCAAGCAGCCGGAATGGAAAGCCAATGGATTTGACGACTCTTCATGGGAAGAGGCTGTTGTCCAATCCACCGATCATGTGCTGTATCTGCAGCCTACCCCTCCTGTATCGGTATATGAGAAGTCTCCTGTTCAAATAATACAAGCGGCGCCGGGGCATTACCGCATAGATTTTGGCGAAGAAGTGACGGGACAAGTGAAGTTCACTGCTAGCGGACAGGCTGGAAACAAAATTGAGGTTCGATATGGTGAAGAGCTTCAGGACGATGGCGCTGTTCGTTATGAGATGAGATGTAATTGTACTTATCAAGAGGTATGCACCTTGTCGGGTGGCGTTGACGAGTTTGAGTTTTTTGATTACAAAGCGTTCCGTTATGTAGAGCTATTGTCTTATGAACCGGGGATTCACGTTGATTTGACGAGTATAGCAGCAATCGTGAGGCATTACCCGATGAAGGAGGACGCATGTATCTTCGAATCCTCTGACTCTTTGTTAAACAATATTTGGTCAATCTGTCGGAATGGGGTGAAATATGGCTCTCAAGAGGGGTATGTGGATTGTCCGTCGCGCGAGAAGGGACAGTACTTGGGAGACAATACAATAATAGCTCCATCCCAAGCCTACTTAAGCGGCGATCTTAGATTATTCCGTAAAGCGTTACTGGATTATGTCATCCTCTCCTCCAAGGTTTGCCCAGGACTTATGGCTGTTGCACCCGGACATTACATGCAAGAAATTGCCGATTTTTCTCTGCAATGGCCAGTGCAGCTGTTGAAATATTACAAAATGAGCGGCGATATTCAATTTCTACGTGAGATGTATCCGCATGCTTTAGGGATATTAGAGCATTTCGCTGCCTATGAAAGATGTGACGGACTCCTGGAGCGGGTGACGGATAAATGGAACCTGGTAGACTGGCCGGAGGGGCTTAGAGACGGATACGATTTTGATCTAAGAAAGCCGGTTGGCGCTGGCTGTCACAATGTTTTAAATGCCTTTTATTATGGAGCCCATGAAACGGTGGCGGAGATTAGCAGCATCCTCGGTGAATGTTCAGATGAGCAAAAGCTGACAAGCTTGTATCATGCCTATATTAAGACCTTCTATAATGAGGAAACCGGCTTGTTCGTCGATGCAGAAGGCTCCACTCATTCCTCTTTACATTCTAATGCATTAGCACTGTTATTCGGATTAGTACCTTCTGGGAAGAAACAACCTGTAATCGAATTTATTCGGAAAAAGCGTCTGTCTTGCGGTGTATATATGGCATATTTTGTCCTGAAAGCTCTTACATCTGCAGGTGAACATGAGCTTGCATACGATTTGATTACATCCACGGATGAAAATTCCTGGGCGACAATGATCAAGGAAGGTGCCACTACCTGCTTTGAGAGCTGGTCCAAAGAGCATAAGTGGAATACAAGTTTGTGTCATCCATGGGCTAGTGCTCCAATATTAATTCTAATAGAAGATTTTATTGGTCTGTCATCGGCAGAACCGGGCTGGACGAAGATCGGATTCAACCCAAGTATTCCTCAAGCGCTTGAAGCTTTTCAGCTAGAAATCGAGACGCTAGCAGGTCGAATAGAGGTACATTATAAAGAAAAAAATATCCAGCTTATTGTAGATAACGGAGCGAATAAGTATATTTACGGATAG